One Mycobacterium kubicae genomic window carries:
- a CDS encoding MCE family protein gives MNKYRGARLIKAGFVGVMLMALLITVGLSPDQLIERATMVRYQARFAEAGGLSTGNDVLISGVKVGSVSSVALDKGDALVTFTVKGTVELGSNSTAHIRTGSLLGQRVLDVESAGAGRMRPLDLIPLKRTSSPYSLSDAVSDLAGDVAGTNTDSLNQSLDTLAATLDQIAPQLGPTFEGVTRLSQALNNRNKSLSELLKGAADVTKILAQRSDQVNTLILNANDLLSVLVQRRQEIVQLLANTSAVAKQLEGVVHDNEAKLAPTLAKLNSVTAMLEKNRDNITKALPGLAKFQITLGETVSEGYYYTAFVPNFLVAQLFQPFWDYYFGFRANGAPGAPPDNAGPRALIPFPYNGIPGGSR, from the coding sequence ATGAATAAGTACCGCGGTGCCAGACTCATCAAGGCGGGATTCGTCGGGGTCATGCTGATGGCCCTGCTCATCACCGTCGGGTTGTCGCCGGACCAACTCATCGAGCGGGCCACCATGGTTCGTTATCAGGCACGGTTCGCCGAAGCCGGCGGCTTGTCGACCGGCAACGACGTCTTGATCTCAGGGGTCAAAGTCGGCTCGGTGTCCAGCGTGGCCCTCGACAAAGGCGATGCGCTGGTGACGTTCACGGTCAAGGGGACAGTAGAGCTGGGCTCGAACTCCACCGCACACATCAGAACCGGTTCGCTATTGGGCCAGCGGGTGCTTGACGTGGAATCCGCCGGTGCAGGCAGGATGCGTCCCCTGGATCTCATCCCGCTGAAACGGACGTCTTCGCCGTACTCGCTGAGCGACGCCGTCAGCGATCTCGCCGGTGATGTCGCCGGCACCAACACCGATTCGCTCAATCAGTCTCTGGACACCTTGGCGGCGACGCTGGATCAGATTGCGCCGCAACTGGGTCCGACCTTCGAGGGCGTGACTCGCCTGTCCCAGGCGCTCAACAACCGCAACAAGTCGCTGAGCGAACTACTCAAGGGCGCAGCCGATGTCACGAAAATCCTGGCCCAGCGCAGTGACCAGGTGAACACCCTGATTCTCAACGCCAACGACTTGCTGAGCGTACTGGTGCAGCGCAGGCAGGAAATCGTGCAGCTGCTTGCCAATACCTCTGCAGTGGCCAAGCAACTCGAGGGCGTGGTCCACGACAACGAGGCCAAACTCGCGCCGACCTTGGCCAAGCTGAATTCGGTGACCGCGATGCTGGAGAAGAACCGGGACAACATCACCAAAGCGCTGCCCGGTTTGGCGAAATTCCAGATCACGTTGGGCGAAACGGTTTCGGAGGGCTACTACTACACCGCTTTCGTCCCGAACTTTCTGGTGGCCCAGCTGTTCCAGCCGTTCTGGGACTACTACTTCGGTTTCCGGGCCAACGGAGCACCCGGGGCGCCACCAGACAATGCCGGGCCGCGCGCTCTGATTCCGTTCCCCTACAACGGTATTCCGGGTGGCTCGCGATGA
- a CDS encoding MCE family protein — MSGSRGMMIKFGVFALVMVLLTVSLFFVFGQYRTGSTTGYSAVFADASRLKEGQTVRVAGIRVGTVNSVTLRSDKKVLVDFDVDNTVVLTTGTRAAVRYLNLVGDRYLELLNGPGSTKILPAQGQIPVDRTAPALDLDLLLGGLKPVIQGLNPKDVNELTAALLQVFQGEGGTLQSLMSKTSSFSNTLADNNDTVEQLIDNLNTVLATLDKDGDKFSGALDRLQKVVTAFSDERRTIGTAIDALDNGTASIADLLNRARRPLAGTVDQLNRLAPILQSDQDKLDTSLQRLPHNYKKLVRLGSYGSWIPYYLCELSLRVSDLQYRTVVVPIFKQMGGRCAEPKDVNE; from the coding sequence ATGAGCGGGTCGCGCGGGATGATGATCAAGTTCGGCGTTTTCGCGCTGGTCATGGTGCTGCTGACGGTGTCGCTGTTCTTCGTCTTCGGCCAGTACCGAACCGGTTCCACCACAGGGTATTCGGCGGTTTTCGCCGACGCCTCGCGCCTCAAAGAGGGGCAGACCGTCCGAGTCGCCGGCATCCGGGTGGGCACCGTGAACAGCGTCACGCTGCGCTCGGACAAGAAGGTGTTGGTGGACTTCGATGTCGACAACACCGTCGTGCTCACCACCGGTACCCGTGCCGCGGTCCGATACCTCAACCTGGTCGGCGACCGCTACCTCGAGCTGCTCAACGGTCCAGGGTCGACCAAGATACTGCCGGCGCAGGGACAGATCCCGGTCGATCGGACGGCTCCCGCCCTGGACCTCGACCTGCTGCTGGGCGGCCTGAAACCCGTTATCCAAGGCCTCAATCCGAAAGACGTCAACGAGCTGACCGCGGCGTTGTTGCAGGTTTTCCAGGGTGAAGGCGGAACCCTGCAGTCACTGATGTCGAAGACCTCATCGTTCTCGAACACGTTGGCCGACAACAACGACACCGTGGAACAGTTGATCGACAATCTCAATACCGTGTTGGCGACGCTGGACAAGGACGGCGACAAATTCTCCGGCGCGCTGGATCGGCTGCAAAAGGTGGTCACCGCATTCTCCGACGAGCGTCGCACCATCGGGACCGCGATCGACGCGCTGGACAACGGCACCGCCTCGATTGCCGATCTACTCAACAGAGCGCGCAGACCCCTGGCCGGCACGGTCGATCAGCTCAACCGGCTCGCGCCGATACTCCAAAGCGACCAGGACAAGCTGGACACCTCGCTGCAGCGGCTGCCGCACAACTACAAGAAACTGGTCCGGCTCGGCTCCTACGGGAGCTGGATCCCGTACTACCTCTGCGAGTTGAGCCTGCGCGTCTCTGACCTCCAATACCGCACTGTCGTAGTGCCCATCTTCAAACAGATGGGTGGCAGGTGCGCGGAGCCCAAGGACGTCAATGAATAA